From a region of the Oceanithermus desulfurans genome:
- the pxpB gene encoding 5-oxoprolinase subunit PxpB, producing the protein MTWGAYLVFGRGIDPRVGARVARASAAIEAGPPDWLLDWIPSYDRIFVEYDPRKVNVQALADWARSLGAGEGREGRCVEIPVRYGGLDLPEIAERTGLSPEEVVRLHAGVSYRVYAVGFTPGFPFMAEVPEPLRLPRRAAPRKRVPAHAVGIAGVQTGIYPQESPGGWNLLGRTLVRVYDPHRERPFLLEPGDRVRFVPQEGEPPGPPEAVELLEAGEGTAVLEVLEAGLLTLPVDGGRFRAGRFGLARSGPLDARSLSVANRLLGNPPSAPALELNLSGPLLEALEEVTVALALQDAHGRMQAWTRLLRRGERLDLRALTGGPRGYLSVPGGLALGRFMDSASPDLKGRIGRPLAPGDRLHARAVPGRLRRARRAWRHGSRAGAEAVLRLRPGPQAEPDALEALLRGRFRVAAADRMGVRLEGAAVPGGEVTSEGVPLGAVQVPPGGAPMLLLADRGTIGGYAKPAVLHPADLARAGQLREGDRLRFVLDPSAQAYAVLDV; encoded by the coding sequence ATGACCTGGGGCGCTTACCTCGTCTTCGGCCGCGGCATCGATCCCCGGGTAGGGGCGCGGGTGGCGCGTGCGTCGGCGGCCATCGAGGCAGGCCCGCCCGATTGGCTGCTCGACTGGATTCCCAGCTACGATCGCATCTTCGTCGAATACGATCCGCGAAAGGTGAACGTCCAGGCGCTCGCCGACTGGGCACGCAGCCTCGGAGCGGGGGAGGGGCGGGAGGGGCGATGCGTAGAGATCCCGGTGCGCTACGGCGGTCTCGACCTGCCCGAGATCGCCGAGCGCACCGGTCTGAGCCCCGAGGAGGTAGTCCGGCTGCACGCGGGTGTAAGCTACCGCGTCTACGCCGTCGGCTTCACCCCCGGCTTTCCCTTCATGGCCGAGGTGCCCGAGCCGCTGCGGCTGCCACGGCGCGCCGCTCCCCGTAAGCGCGTACCCGCGCACGCCGTGGGCATCGCGGGGGTGCAGACCGGCATCTACCCCCAGGAGAGCCCCGGGGGCTGGAACCTGCTGGGGCGCACCCTGGTCCGCGTCTACGACCCTCACCGGGAGCGGCCCTTCCTGCTCGAACCCGGAGACCGGGTGCGGTTCGTGCCGCAGGAGGGTGAGCCTCCGGGCCCGCCCGAGGCCGTGGAGCTTCTTGAGGCCGGGGAGGGTACCGCGGTGCTCGAGGTGCTCGAAGCCGGGCTGCTCACCCTCCCGGTCGACGGCGGACGCTTCCGTGCCGGCCGCTTCGGACTGGCGCGCAGCGGGCCCCTCGACGCCCGTTCGCTAAGCGTCGCCAACCGCCTCCTCGGCAACCCCCCTTCCGCGCCCGCGCTGGAGCTCAACCTAAGCGGGCCGCTGCTGGAAGCCCTAGAGGAGGTGACCGTGGCCCTGGCGCTGCAGGACGCCCACGGCCGCATGCAGGCATGGACCCGTCTCCTGCGGCGCGGCGAACGCCTGGACCTGCGTGCCCTCACCGGCGGCCCCCGGGGGTACCTGTCCGTACCCGGCGGGCTGGCGCTGGGTCGGTTCATGGACAGCGCCAGCCCCGACCTCAAGGGACGCATCGGCCGCCCGCTCGCGCCCGGCGACCGGCTGCACGCCCGGGCCGTGCCGGGCCGGCTGCGCCGAGCGAGGCGCGCATGGCGCCATGGCAGCCGTGCGGGGGCGGAGGCCGTCTTACGCCTGCGCCCGGGGCCGCAGGCGGAACCCGACGCTCTGGAGGCGCTCCTGCGAGGCCGTTTTCGCGTCGCGGCCGCCGATCGCATGGGCGTGCGTCTCGAAGGGGCTGCGGTGCCCGGCGGCGAAGTAACGAGCGAGGGCGTGCCCCTGGGCGCGGTGCAGGTCCCCCCCGGGGGGGCGCCGATGCTGCTGCTCGCCGACCGCGGCACCATCGGCGGCTACGCCAAACCCGCGGTTCTGCACCCCGCGGATCTGGCGCGGGCGGGTCAGCTGCGTGAAGGGGACCGGTTGCGCTTCGTGCTCGATCCCTCGGCGCAGGCCTACGCCGTCCTCGACGTCTAG
- a CDS encoding deoxyribonuclease IV codes for MHYGFHNSISGRRGYAAALDRAEELGTTAAQLFAKSPRSWRTRSLRPGEAEAFRDALAIGLVRRTAIHASYLVNLGADGELWEKSVFSLADDLEKAALLGVDYVVVHPGSGPAERVREGALKALMLAPGGPWLLLENVAGRGRKVGRRFEELADLIAGTPLGVAFDTCHAFAAGYPLHDDPAGVIDELDRTVGLERVPLVHLNDSVGALGSGVDHHANLGEGQIGAALAGIVRDARLADKTFIMETPKEADVHNLATFRRWAGIG; via the coding sequence GTGCACTACGGATTCCACAACTCCATCAGCGGCCGACGCGGCTACGCCGCTGCGCTCGACCGCGCCGAAGAGTTGGGCACCACCGCCGCCCAGCTCTTCGCCAAGAGTCCGCGCAGCTGGCGAACCCGCAGCTTGAGACCCGGCGAGGCCGAAGCCTTCCGCGACGCGCTGGCCATCGGCCTCGTGCGCCGGACGGCCATCCACGCCTCCTACCTGGTCAACCTCGGAGCCGATGGGGAGCTCTGGGAGAAGAGCGTCTTCAGCCTGGCCGATGACCTGGAGAAGGCCGCGCTGCTGGGGGTCGACTACGTGGTCGTGCACCCGGGCTCGGGCCCGGCCGAGCGGGTCCGTGAGGGAGCGCTCAAGGCGCTCATGCTCGCACCGGGAGGACCCTGGTTGCTGCTCGAGAACGTGGCCGGGCGAGGCCGCAAGGTGGGGCGGCGGTTCGAGGAGCTCGCCGACCTGATCGCGGGGACCCCCCTGGGCGTGGCCTTCGACACCTGCCACGCCTTCGCCGCAGGCTACCCGCTGCACGATGACCCCGCCGGGGTGATCGACGAGCTGGACCGCACCGTCGGCCTCGAGCGCGTGCCGCTCGTCCACCTCAACGACTCGGTCGGCGCCCTGGGCAGCGGCGTGGACCATCACGCCAACCTCGGGGAGGGGCAGATCGGCGCGGCGCTGGCCGGAATCGTACGGGATGCGCGCCTTGCCGATAAGACCTTCATCATGGAAACGCCTAAGGAGGCCGACGTTCACAATCTGGCGACGTTCCGTCGCTGGGCAGGGATCGGCTAG
- a CDS encoding septal ring lytic transglycosylase RlpA family protein — protein sequence MRPAFAAMLLVLLAGCAPRALPEAHAPDPAAVQRIHVVQPGDTLYAIARRFGIGVAALRAANGLTDDRIHPGQVLVVPGPPPPPEVPLGYVEEGVASWYGPGFHGRRTASGEVFDMYAYTAAHRTLPFGSVVRVTRLDTGARVTVRINDRGPFKKNRILDLSYAAARELDLIRAGTARVRIEVVGFEE from the coding sequence GTGCGACCGGCGTTCGCCGCGATGCTGCTCGTGCTGCTCGCCGGTTGCGCCCCGCGGGCGCTTCCCGAGGCGCACGCACCGGATCCGGCGGCGGTGCAGCGAATTCACGTCGTGCAGCCGGGAGACACCCTCTACGCAATCGCCCGCCGCTTCGGGATCGGTGTCGCGGCGTTACGTGCCGCCAACGGCCTGACGGACGACCGTATCCACCCCGGCCAGGTCCTCGTTGTGCCCGGCCCACCGCCACCGCCCGAGGTCCCGCTGGGCTACGTCGAGGAGGGCGTGGCCTCGTGGTACGGCCCGGGGTTTCACGGCCGCCGCACCGCCAGCGGCGAGGTCTTCGACATGTACGCCTACACCGCCGCGCACCGTACCCTGCCGTTCGGCAGCGTGGTGCGGGTGACCCGGCTGGACACCGGTGCCCGGGTGACCGTGCGCATCAACGACCGCGGCCCCTTCAAGAAGAACCGCATCCTCGACCTCAGCTACGCCGCCGCGCGCGAGCTCGACCTGATCCGCGCGGGCACCGCGCGGGTGCGCATCGAGGTCGTGGGTTTCGAGGAGTAA
- a CDS encoding M24 family metallopeptidase, protein MNVSPPPNVDALLVKRPENVRYLSGFTAPEDAWVLYRPEAPLLFTDARYGQQAPAESRIAVEIVNPREGYGFLEPHVAGLRVGYEARHLPCADLERLRAATSAEWVATENLVEQARRVKTPEEVERIRAAAALADRGLAWLLPRLRPGVRERDLALDLEFWLRREGAEAAAFDFIVASGPRGALPHGVASDKTVEAGELVTLDFGAVVGGYHSDMTRTVAVGAADGEMRRIFDVVLQALEAALDAARPGVAARELDAVARCVVEAAGYGPRFVHSLGHGVGLEIHEAPFLNARSDEVLEPGMVITLEPGVYLPGRGGVRIEELALVTTNGIELLSHSPRGWTEV, encoded by the coding sequence ATGAACGTATCACCGCCACCCAACGTCGACGCCCTGCTCGTCAAGCGACCGGAGAACGTCCGCTACCTGTCGGGCTTCACCGCGCCCGAGGACGCCTGGGTGCTCTACCGCCCCGAAGCCCCCCTCCTCTTCACCGACGCCCGCTACGGCCAGCAGGCACCCGCGGAGTCGCGCATCGCCGTCGAGATCGTCAACCCGCGCGAGGGCTACGGCTTTCTCGAACCGCACGTCGCCGGGTTGCGCGTCGGCTACGAGGCGCGCCACCTCCCCTGCGCCGACCTGGAGCGGCTGCGCGCGGCCACCTCGGCCGAATGGGTGGCCACGGAAAACCTCGTCGAGCAGGCGCGGCGCGTCAAGACGCCCGAAGAAGTCGAACGCATCCGGGCGGCCGCGGCGCTTGCCGACCGCGGGCTGGCCTGGCTGCTGCCCCGTCTCCGTCCGGGCGTGCGTGAACGCGACCTGGCCCTCGACCTCGAGTTCTGGCTGCGGCGCGAGGGCGCCGAGGCCGCGGCCTTCGACTTCATCGTCGCCTCGGGCCCCCGGGGGGCGCTGCCCCACGGCGTGGCCTCGGACAAGACGGTCGAGGCCGGCGAGCTCGTCACCCTCGACTTCGGGGCCGTCGTCGGCGGCTACCACTCCGACATGACCCGTACCGTCGCGGTGGGCGCGGCCGACGGGGAGATGCGCCGGATCTTCGACGTGGTCCTGCAAGCGCTGGAGGCGGCCCTGGACGCGGCCCGGCCCGGCGTGGCGGCGCGCGAACTCGACGCGGTGGCGCGCTGCGTCGTCGAGGCCGCCGGCTACGGCCCCCGGTTCGTGCATTCCCTGGGGCACGGCGTGGGCCTGGAGATCCACGAGGCTCCCTTCCTGAACGCGCGGTCGGACGAGGTGCTGGAGCCCGGCATGGTCATCACCCTCGAACCCGGCGTCTACCTCCCCGGCCGGGGCGGGGTGCGCATCGAGGAGCTGGCCCTGGTCACGACGAACGGAATCGAACTGCTGAGCCACAGCCCCCGGGGCTGGACGGAGGTCTGA
- the asnS gene encoding asparagine--tRNA ligase — MQRAYIEEIARYEGQEVRLAGWLVNRRSKGKLHFLIVRDGTGFLQATVFRGNVDEATFVRADHLRQETALEVWGRVKADARAPGGYEIEVLGLEVLSEPEGEYPITPKEHGIEFLMDHRHLWLRHRRPWAAMRIRDEIERATHDFFAQRGFVRFDTPILTPNAVEGTTELFEVDLFDGQKAYLSQSGQLYAEAGALAYGKVYTFGPTFRAERSKTRRHLLEFWMVEPEAAFMDHEENIALQEAYVSYLVGRVLEHRARELELLERDPKALEPAAAGDYPRLSYRGAVELLAKIAESDPEVEALPYGEDFGAPHEAAISRRFDRPVFIEKYPAAIKAFYMQPDDEDPSLVKNDDLLAPEGYGEIIGGSERIHEPGLLLKRIREHGLPEEVFEWYLDLRRYGSVPHAGFGLGLERTVAWIAGLAHVREAVPFPRMYTRMRP; from the coding sequence ATGCAACGTGCGTACATCGAAGAGATCGCCCGGTACGAGGGCCAGGAGGTGCGGCTCGCCGGCTGGCTGGTGAACCGCCGCAGCAAGGGCAAGCTGCACTTCCTCATCGTTCGCGACGGCACCGGCTTCCTCCAGGCCACCGTCTTTAGGGGCAACGTCGACGAAGCGACCTTCGTTCGCGCCGACCACCTGCGCCAGGAGACGGCGCTCGAGGTGTGGGGGCGGGTCAAGGCCGACGCCCGCGCCCCCGGCGGCTACGAGATCGAGGTCCTGGGCCTGGAGGTGCTGAGCGAGCCCGAGGGCGAGTACCCCATCACCCCCAAGGAGCACGGCATCGAGTTCCTGATGGACCACCGCCATCTGTGGCTGCGCCACCGCCGCCCCTGGGCAGCGATGCGGATTCGCGACGAGATCGAACGCGCCACCCACGACTTCTTCGCCCAGCGCGGCTTCGTTCGCTTCGACACCCCGATCCTCACCCCCAACGCCGTCGAGGGGACGACCGAGCTCTTCGAGGTGGACCTCTTCGACGGTCAGAAGGCCTACCTGAGCCAGTCGGGCCAGCTCTACGCCGAGGCGGGAGCGCTGGCCTACGGCAAGGTCTACACCTTCGGCCCCACCTTTCGCGCCGAGCGCTCCAAAACCCGGCGGCACCTTCTGGAGTTCTGGATGGTCGAACCCGAGGCCGCCTTCATGGACCACGAGGAGAACATCGCCCTGCAGGAGGCCTACGTGAGCTACCTGGTGGGGCGGGTGCTCGAGCACCGGGCGCGCGAGCTGGAGTTGCTGGAGCGCGACCCGAAGGCGCTCGAGCCCGCGGCCGCAGGCGATTACCCGCGCCTCAGCTACCGGGGGGCCGTCGAGCTGCTCGCCAAGATCGCCGAAAGCGACCCCGAGGTCGAGGCCCTCCCCTACGGTGAGGACTTCGGCGCCCCCCACGAGGCGGCGATCAGCCGGCGCTTCGACCGCCCGGTCTTTATCGAGAAGTACCCCGCGGCCATCAAGGCCTTCTACATGCAACCCGACGACGAGGACCCAAGCCTGGTGAAGAACGACGACCTGCTCGCACCCGAGGGCTACGGGGAGATCATCGGCGGCTCCGAGCGCATCCACGAGCCGGGGCTGTTGTTGAAGCGCATCCGCGAGCACGGCCTGCCCGAAGAGGTCTTCGAATGGTACCTGGACCTGCGCCGCTACGGCAGCGTACCCCACGCGGGTTTCGGGCTGGGGCTCGAGCGTACGGTCGCCTGGATCGCCGGCCTCGCCCACGTGCGCGAGGCCGTGCCCTTCCCGCGGATGTACACGCGGATGCGACCCTGA